The following proteins come from a genomic window of Tepidiforma thermophila:
- a CDS encoding MBOAT family O-acyltransferase, with protein MMPAESFRQSPASDEAATMQDGAAHPPADAMLFPTVDFAVFFVVVFAIAWLIRPWHFWWRVFLVAASWFFYGFWEPKFVLLLIGSTAFNWAVGRDLAAMRTPEGLTRFGRWFLGFGIAANLLTLGWFKYYGFFVEDVAGLIERFGVDLPLPLLQVTLPVAISFFTFHAISYLVDIARGDCEPLSPLDFALYLSFFPHLVAGPIVRVTEFAPQIRAPLRERVIDAAPAFTLIVAGLFKKVVISTYLAGEIADPVFASPASHSALENLFGVYAYAVQIFADFSGYTDIAIGCALLLGIQFPQNFDSPYRAWSLQDFWRRWHMTLSRWLRDYLYIPLGGNRGPKWFVYRNLFLTMLLGGLWHGAAWTFVAWGAIHGAGLVLEREVRARNRWLRGAAAKAVGWFVTFHLVCFAWIFFRAETFGAAWEVITRIATAWGEPSPAVTPLLAAVIAGSIAAQFLPKDLFRRFEVAYSELAPAAQAAMLAVALVLIDALGPEGVAPFIYFQF; from the coding sequence ATGATGCCAGCCGAAAGTTTCCGCCAGTCGCCCGCTTCGGACGAGGCGGCGACAATGCAGGACGGGGCGGCTCACCCGCCGGCCGATGCCATGCTTTTCCCGACCGTCGACTTCGCCGTCTTCTTCGTCGTTGTCTTCGCCATCGCCTGGCTGATCCGGCCCTGGCATTTCTGGTGGCGCGTCTTCCTCGTCGCCGCGAGCTGGTTCTTCTACGGCTTCTGGGAGCCGAAGTTCGTCCTCCTGCTCATCGGCTCCACCGCCTTCAACTGGGCCGTCGGCCGCGACCTCGCCGCCATGCGCACCCCCGAGGGGCTCACCCGCTTCGGCCGCTGGTTCCTCGGCTTCGGCATCGCCGCCAACCTCCTCACCCTCGGCTGGTTCAAGTACTACGGCTTCTTCGTCGAGGATGTCGCCGGGCTGATTGAGCGGTTCGGCGTCGACCTCCCGCTCCCGCTCCTCCAGGTCACCCTGCCGGTCGCCATCTCGTTCTTCACCTTCCACGCCATCAGCTACCTGGTCGATATCGCCCGCGGCGACTGTGAGCCGCTCTCCCCGCTCGACTTTGCGCTCTACCTCTCCTTCTTCCCCCACCTGGTGGCCGGTCCCATCGTCCGGGTCACCGAGTTCGCGCCGCAAATCCGCGCGCCCCTCCGCGAGCGGGTCATCGATGCCGCCCCGGCCTTCACCCTCATCGTCGCCGGCCTCTTCAAGAAGGTCGTCATCTCCACCTACCTCGCCGGCGAGATCGCCGACCCCGTCTTCGCCAGCCCGGCCAGCCACAGCGCACTCGAAAACCTGTTCGGCGTCTACGCCTACGCCGTCCAGATCTTCGCCGACTTCAGCGGCTACACCGATATCGCCATCGGCTGCGCCCTCCTCCTCGGCATCCAGTTCCCGCAGAACTTCGACAGCCCCTACCGTGCCTGGTCGCTCCAGGACTTCTGGCGCCGCTGGCACATGACCCTGAGCCGCTGGCTGCGCGACTACCTCTACATCCCCCTCGGCGGCAACCGCGGCCCGAAGTGGTTCGTCTACCGCAACCTCTTTCTCACCATGCTGCTCGGCGGCCTCTGGCACGGCGCCGCCTGGACGTTCGTCGCCTGGGGCGCCATCCACGGCGCCGGGCTCGTTCTCGAGCGCGAGGTCCGCGCACGCAACCGCTGGCTCCGCGGCGCGGCCGCGAAGGCCGTCGGCTGGTTCGTCACCTTCCACCTGGTCTGCTTCGCCTGGATCTTCTTCCGGGCCGAGACGTTCGGGGCCGCCTGGGAGGTCATCACCCGTATCGCCACCGCCTGGGGCGAGCCCTCCCCGGCCGTCACACCGCTGCTGGCCGCCGTCATCGCCGGGTCGATCGCTGCCCAGTTCCTTCCGAAGGACCTCTTCCGCCGGTTCGAAGTCGCCTATTCTGAACTCGCCCCTGCCGCACAGGCGGCTATGCTGGCGGTGGCGCTCGTCCTGATCGATGCCCTCGGGCCGGAGGGCGTGGCGCCCTTCATCTACTTCCAGTTCTAG
- a CDS encoding DUF459 domain-containing protein: MSGATRHSPRQRLGARPRRVFGVMVGGLLLAVLLNAPALEQGAERMPYGRERDFWLAVWKPFAAVSRAFFLDEPRNLLDRALGRSDGDLFELPAAPGGEEPGVAPPATATPARTPAPGRGTPAATPTPTPDPRPRLRTPTAADPLRVWIGGDSMVKVLGEAFLRQAAETGVIAATHDPQLSSGLTRPDFFDWPGHFNQLVQSGRYEVFIVMFGANDSQGIKTPDGKIFQPGEEGWTAEYRRRVAGVMDLLGGQDRLVLWVGQPIMRSSEFSERMAALNAIYREEAAKRPWVQFIDLWPLFTTPSGGYDAYLADDDGQVKEMRHPDGVHLVRAGGERAARAILAVLKAEAKIP; this comes from the coding sequence ATGTCCGGCGCAACCCGGCACAGCCCCCGCCAGCGCCTCGGCGCCCGGCCCCGGCGCGTCTTCGGCGTCATGGTCGGCGGCCTCCTCCTCGCCGTCCTCCTCAATGCCCCTGCCCTCGAACAGGGCGCCGAGCGGATGCCCTACGGCCGCGAACGCGACTTCTGGCTCGCCGTTTGGAAGCCCTTCGCAGCCGTCAGCCGGGCCTTCTTCCTCGATGAGCCGCGCAACCTGCTCGACCGCGCCCTCGGCCGCAGCGATGGCGACCTCTTCGAGCTCCCGGCCGCGCCCGGCGGCGAAGAACCGGGTGTTGCGCCGCCCGCAACGGCCACGCCAGCCCGCACCCCGGCCCCAGGCCGCGGCACGCCCGCCGCCACGCCGACGCCCACGCCCGATCCCCGCCCGCGCCTCCGCACCCCCACCGCCGCCGACCCCCTCCGCGTCTGGATTGGCGGCGACTCGATGGTGAAGGTGCTCGGCGAGGCCTTCCTCCGCCAGGCCGCCGAAACCGGCGTCATCGCCGCCACCCACGACCCCCAGCTCTCCAGCGGCCTCACCCGCCCCGACTTCTTCGACTGGCCAGGTCATTTCAACCAGCTCGTCCAGTCCGGCCGCTACGAAGTGTTCATCGTCATGTTCGGCGCCAACGACTCCCAGGGCATCAAGACGCCGGACGGCAAGATCTTCCAGCCCGGCGAGGAGGGCTGGACCGCCGAGTACCGCCGCCGCGTCGCCGGCGTGATGGACCTCCTCGGCGGCCAGGACCGGCTCGTCCTCTGGGTCGGCCAGCCCATCATGCGCAGCTCCGAGTTCAGCGAACGGATGGCCGCCCTCAACGCCATCTACCGCGAAGAGGCCGCAAAGCGCCCGTGGGTGCAGTTCATCGACCTCTGGCCGCTGTTCACGACCCCCTCCGGCGGCTACGATGCCTACCTCGCCGATGATGACGGCCAGGTGAAGGAGATGCGCCACCCCGACGGCGTCCACCTCGTCCGCGCCGGCGGCGAACGGGCGGCCCGCGCCATCCTGGCCGTCCTCAAGGCCGAGGCGAAGATCCCCTGA
- a CDS encoding MFS transporter: protein MDGSLPPGFRRYPLPLALAILLVQGALGIILFAAFQEWVPRELDTSDAWGGYLLAAYGAARFLLETPTGALADRVERRAGLLFGFLLMLPAIALMGAVRDARAYLAFAAMLGAATAFLWPAAYAIAADLYPVDRRGKVIGFLNLAQLAGFGIGALGGAFIVDHAGGRELFGAAAVSVGLAFAAALLGIPNYRGGSLFRRVDGPARPPLRAVLTGRVAALAGLILLASIALAMLVPAIRPYGERELGVTFSRLTLALVPAVAVGALLYIPAGDLADRFGRWKPFAAGQLCLVAGLLVLAATASLPVAMGAATLVFAGNVLTVPAWNAAVMDLAPESHRGTLIGLSVALSGLALALGPALGGFVVGRWGAEAAFLVSALLAALATSAIAAYARGAPPARR from the coding sequence ATGGACGGCAGCCTCCCGCCCGGGTTCCGGCGCTACCCGCTGCCGCTCGCCCTCGCCATCCTGCTCGTCCAGGGCGCCCTCGGCATCATCCTCTTCGCCGCATTCCAGGAGTGGGTCCCCCGCGAGCTCGACACCTCCGATGCCTGGGGCGGCTACCTGCTCGCCGCCTACGGCGCGGCCCGCTTCCTCCTCGAAACGCCGACCGGCGCCCTCGCCGACCGCGTCGAGCGGCGCGCCGGGCTCCTGTTCGGCTTCCTCCTCATGCTCCCCGCCATCGCCCTCATGGGCGCCGTGCGCGACGCGCGGGCCTACCTCGCCTTCGCCGCCATGCTCGGCGCCGCCACGGCCTTCCTCTGGCCTGCGGCCTACGCCATCGCCGCCGACCTCTACCCGGTCGACCGGCGCGGCAAAGTCATCGGCTTCCTGAACCTCGCCCAGCTCGCCGGATTTGGCATCGGCGCCCTCGGCGGCGCATTCATCGTCGACCACGCCGGCGGCCGCGAGCTCTTCGGCGCCGCCGCGGTGAGCGTCGGGCTCGCCTTCGCCGCCGCTCTCCTCGGCATCCCGAACTACCGCGGAGGGTCGCTCTTCCGCCGGGTCGATGGCCCGGCCCGGCCGCCGCTCCGCGCGGTGCTGACCGGCAGGGTTGCCGCCCTCGCCGGGCTCATCCTCCTCGCCAGCATCGCCCTCGCCATGCTCGTGCCGGCCATTCGCCCCTATGGCGAACGGGAGCTCGGGGTCACCTTCTCGCGGCTCACCCTCGCACTGGTCCCTGCCGTGGCGGTCGGCGCGCTCCTCTACATCCCGGCCGGCGACCTCGCCGACCGGTTCGGCCGCTGGAAGCCGTTCGCCGCGGGGCAGCTCTGCCTCGTCGCCGGCCTCCTGGTGCTGGCGGCGACGGCCAGCCTGCCCGTCGCGATGGGTGCAGCGACCCTCGTCTTCGCCGGCAACGTCCTCACCGTGCCGGCATGGAACGCGGCGGTGATGGACCTCGCCCCCGAAAGCCACCGCGGCACCCTGATCGGCCTCTCCGTCGCGCTCAGCGGGCTGGCGCTGGCCCTCGGCCCCGCGCTCGGCGGGTTCGTCGTCGGCCGCTGGGGCGCGGAGGCTGCCTTCCTCGTCTCGGCCCTGCTGGCGGCGCTCGCAACGTCCGCGATCGCCGCCTATGCCCGGGGCGCGCCGCCGGCCCGGCGGTGA
- a CDS encoding alpha/beta hydrolase, protein MPSPEAEQLAAMFRAAPAPLESPSVEQLRANMESMAVLGGPEPGTVSEPVDAAGVPAEWITGPGASRDRAILYLHGGGYVIGSIATHRGVVSRLSAASGAAGLALDYRLAPEHPFPAAVEDAVAAYRWLLGQGIAPGRIAIAGDSAGGGLTVAALVALRDAGDPLPACAVTFSPWADLALEGASMDERDAIDPMVHRPGIQQMADWYLAGQDPRHPLASPIHADLAGLPPLLIQVGTAETLYDDAVRLAIRAIEGGTAVTFEPWRDLFHVFQLFGMLPEAQEAVRAAGAFIARYTAG, encoded by the coding sequence ATGCCGAGCCCCGAAGCCGAGCAGCTGGCCGCCATGTTCCGCGCTGCTCCCGCGCCCCTCGAGTCCCCGTCCGTCGAGCAGCTCCGCGCCAACATGGAGAGCATGGCCGTCCTCGGCGGCCCCGAGCCGGGAACGGTATCTGAGCCGGTCGATGCCGCCGGCGTCCCCGCCGAGTGGATCACCGGTCCCGGTGCCAGCCGCGACCGCGCCATCCTCTACCTCCACGGCGGCGGGTATGTGATCGGGTCGATCGCCACCCACCGGGGCGTCGTCTCCCGCCTCTCGGCCGCCTCCGGTGCGGCCGGCCTCGCCCTCGACTACCGCCTCGCCCCCGAGCACCCCTTCCCCGCGGCCGTCGAGGATGCGGTTGCCGCCTACCGCTGGCTCCTCGGGCAGGGCATCGCGCCCGGCCGCATCGCCATCGCCGGCGACTCCGCCGGGGGCGGGCTGACCGTCGCCGCTCTCGTCGCCCTCCGCGATGCCGGCGACCCGCTCCCTGCCTGTGCCGTCACCTTCTCCCCCTGGGCCGACCTCGCCCTCGAGGGCGCCTCCATGGACGAACGCGACGCCATCGACCCGATGGTCCACCGGCCCGGCATCCAGCAGATGGCCGACTGGTACCTCGCCGGGCAGGACCCGCGCCACCCCCTCGCCTCACCCATCCACGCCGACCTCGCCGGCCTGCCGCCGCTGCTCATCCAGGTGGGCACCGCCGAGACCCTCTACGACGACGCCGTCCGGCTCGCCATCCGCGCGATCGAAGGCGGCACCGCCGTCACCTTCGAGCCCTGGCGCGACCTCTTCCACGTCTTCCAGCTGTTCGGCATGCTCCCCGAGGCGCAGGAAGCCGTCCGGGCTGCCGGCGCCTTCATCGCCCGGTACACCGCCGGCTGA
- a CDS encoding DinB family protein: MITREDLVKYVVNVQARTYEAFERLRDEHLGWRPAPGEYTVAELALHIVASRRMNLEAVLSGQPRYPGHEPPPGLTADRLRALCLRTGKKTVAVLTTADLERTIGNLAGDPFPAWKRVLGGLVEHEVHHRSQLCSYLAALGVEPPPLFGLRVEELPR; this comes from the coding sequence GTGATTACCCGCGAGGACCTCGTGAAGTACGTGGTGAACGTGCAGGCGCGGACGTACGAGGCGTTCGAACGGCTGCGCGACGAGCACCTCGGGTGGCGGCCGGCGCCGGGCGAGTACACGGTGGCGGAGCTGGCGCTGCATATCGTCGCCAGCCGGCGGATGAACCTCGAGGCGGTCCTCAGCGGTCAGCCGCGCTACCCCGGCCACGAACCGCCGCCCGGGCTGACCGCCGACCGGCTGCGGGCGCTCTGCCTGCGCACGGGCAAGAAGACCGTCGCCGTGCTGACGACTGCCGACCTGGAGCGGACGATCGGCAACCTGGCGGGCGACCCGTTCCCGGCGTGGAAGCGGGTGCTCGGCGGGCTCGTTGAGCATGAGGTCCACCACCGGAGCCAGCTCTGCTCGTACCTCGCGGCGCTGGGGGTCGAGCCGCCGCCGCTGTTCGGGCTGCGGGTGGAGGAGCTGCCGCGCTGA
- a CDS encoding MIP/aquaporin family protein — translation MSREQAAPYLAEALGTFALVFAGPGAIAVDAASGGAVSGVGIGLSFGLIVMAMIFALGHISGCHINPAITLAFAARRRIGPAAALGYIAAQLAGAALAGLAIVAIVGDYADAGASLPRLGGTDAALVSEVVLTFFLALVVFSVATDARAQGALAAIAIGGYVAMAATGWGPVANASMNPARSFGPAVASGAWHAHWVYWLGPIAGALLGALAFELIRPGSPPGPPPPGRS, via the coding sequence ATGTCCCGTGAGCAGGCCGCACCGTACCTCGCCGAGGCGCTTGGCACGTTCGCCCTCGTTTTCGCCGGCCCCGGCGCCATCGCGGTCGATGCGGCCTCTGGCGGCGCCGTCAGCGGCGTCGGCATTGGGCTCAGCTTCGGGCTCATCGTGATGGCGATGATCTTCGCGCTCGGCCACATCTCTGGCTGCCATATCAACCCGGCGATCACGCTCGCCTTCGCCGCGCGCCGGCGGATCGGCCCGGCGGCAGCGCTCGGCTACATCGCCGCCCAGCTCGCCGGGGCTGCACTCGCCGGGCTCGCCATCGTCGCCATCGTCGGCGACTACGCCGATGCCGGCGCCAGCCTTCCCCGCCTCGGCGGGACCGACGCCGCCCTCGTCTCCGAAGTCGTGCTCACCTTCTTCCTCGCCCTGGTCGTCTTCTCGGTCGCCACCGATGCCCGCGCGCAGGGCGCCCTCGCCGCCATCGCGATCGGCGGCTACGTCGCCATGGCCGCCACGGGCTGGGGCCCGGTCGCGAACGCCTCCATGAACCCCGCGCGCTCGTTCGGCCCGGCGGTGGCCTCCGGCGCGTGGCATGCCCACTGGGTGTACTGGCTTGGGCCGATCGCCGGCGCGCTGCTCGGCGCCCTCGCCTTCGAACTCATCCGCCCCGGCTCGCCCCCGGGGCCGCCGCCACCAGGAAGGAGCTGA
- a CDS encoding low molecular weight phosphatase family protein has protein sequence MAALQLTPAEEGELRARVRREAEALAREFAGIFSPETVERYVTESFDAIRGRARLLDFVPVFVHRYSRERLRALAQAEGLIAKDRPEVLYVCVHNAGRSQIAAALTARLSGGAVSVRSAGSDPADEINPAVVEVLAERGIDLSEEFPKPLSDEVVRAADVVITMGCGDACPIYPGKRYMDWEVPDPAGQPREVVEAIVEDIEQRVRKLLAELGVAAAQ, from the coding sequence ATGGCCGCACTCCAGCTGACCCCCGCCGAAGAGGGTGAACTCCGCGCCCGCGTCCGCCGCGAAGCCGAAGCCCTCGCCCGCGAGTTCGCCGGGATCTTCTCCCCCGAAACGGTCGAGCGGTACGTCACCGAATCGTTCGATGCCATCCGGGGGCGCGCCCGCCTGCTCGATTTCGTGCCCGTCTTCGTCCACCGCTACAGCCGCGAGCGGCTCCGCGCCCTCGCCCAGGCCGAGGGGCTGATCGCCAAGGACCGGCCCGAAGTCCTCTACGTCTGCGTCCACAACGCCGGCCGCTCGCAGATTGCCGCCGCGCTCACCGCGCGGCTCAGCGGCGGCGCCGTCAGCGTCCGCTCCGCCGGCTCCGACCCGGCCGACGAAATCAACCCCGCCGTCGTCGAGGTCCTCGCCGAGCGCGGCATCGACCTCTCCGAGGAGTTCCCCAAGCCGCTCAGCGACGAAGTCGTCCGCGCGGCCGATGTCGTCATCACCATGGGCTGCGGCGACGCCTGCCCCATCTACCCCGGCAAGCGCTACATGGACTGGGAGGTGCCCGACCCGGCCGGCCAGCCCCGCGAGGTCGTCGAGGCCATCGTCGAAGACATCGAGCAGCGGGTCCGCAAGCTCCTCGCGGAGCTGGGCGTCGCCGCCGCGCAGTAG